In bacterium, one genomic interval encodes:
- a CDS encoding N-acetyltransferase: MEEKIYIRKAKIRDIDEIQQLINSYAQKGNLLPRSLSELYEGMRDFFVAERDGQVIGCCGLHIVWKDLAEIRSLAVKREMTEQGIGTKLLDSAIASAKELEVNKIFVLTYNPDFFKRFGFKLVDKATLPHKIWGECIKCIHFPNCNEEALILELENV; this comes from the coding sequence ATGGAAGAAAAGATTTATATCCGTAAAGCCAAAATTAGAGATATTGATGAAATTCAACAACTTATTAACTCTTATGCCCAGAAAGGTAATCTCTTACCTCGTTCTTTGAGTGAGTTATACGAAGGGATGAGAGATTTTTTTGTTGCAGAAAGAGATGGTCAGGTAATTGGCTGTTGTGGCTTGCATATTGTCTGGAAAGACCTGGCTGAAATAAGGTCTTTAGCTGTAAAAAGAGAGATGACTGAACAAGGGATAGGCACTAAATTACTTGATTCCGCAATTGCTTCTGCAAAAGAACTTGAGGTAAATAAAATCTTTGTCTTAACCTATAATCCCGATTTTTTCAAGAGATTTGGATTTAAGTTAGTTGATAAAGCTACTTTACCACATAAAATCTGGGGAGAATGCATTAAGTGTATCCATTTCCCAAACTGTAATGAAGAAGCACTAATTTTAGAATTGGAAAATGTGTAA
- a CDS encoding EscU/YscU/HrcU family type III secretion system export apparatus switch protein has product MDTLHKRKAVALEYDGDKGHAPKIVAKGKGELAERIIQVARNHNVLIYEDANLAEVLTKLELNTQIPPDLYQAVAEIFVFIYKLNQKWPTKYGRKDLYP; this is encoded by the coding sequence ATGGATACCCTTCACAAAAGGAAAGCAGTTGCTTTAGAATATGATGGCGATAAAGGGCATGCACCGAAAATAGTCGCCAAAGGAAAAGGAGAATTAGCCGAACGCATTATTCAAGTCGCCAGAAACCATAATGTCCTTATTTATGAAGATGCAAATTTAGCTGAGGTGTTAACGAAATTAGAATTGAATACCCAGATTCCACCAGATTTGTATCAGGCAGTCGCTGAAATTTTTGTTTTTATTTACAAGCTAAATCAAAAGTGGCCTACAAAATATGGAAGAAAAGATTTATATCCGTAA